A region from the Lutra lutra chromosome 1, mLutLut1.2, whole genome shotgun sequence genome encodes:
- the NRIP1 gene encoding nuclear receptor-interacting protein 1: protein MTHGEELGSDVHQDSIVLTYLEGLLMHQAAEGSGTAVDKKSAGHNEEDQNFNISGNAFPTCQSNGPVLNAQSYQGSGMLHLKKARLLQSSEDWNAAKRKRLSDSIVNLNVKKEALLAGMVDNVPKGKQDSTLLASLLQSFSSRLQTVALSQQIRQSLKEQGYALGHDSLKVEKDLRCYGVASSHLKTLLKKSKAKDQKPDTNLPDVTKNLIRDRFVESPHHVGQSGTKVMSEPLSCAARLQAVASMVEKRASPATSPKPSVACSQLALLLSSEAHLQQYSREHALKTQNANQAASERLAAMARLQENGQKDVGSFQLSKGMSSHLNGQARTSSSKLMASKNTAFQNPMGVVPSSPKNAGYKNSLERNNIKQAASNSLLLHLLKSQTIPKPMNGHHHSERGSIFEDSSTPTTIDEYSDNNPSFTDDSSGDESSYSNCVPIDLSCKHRIEKPEPDQPVSLDNLTQSLLNTWDPKVPTTVDIKEDQDTSRNSKLNSHQKVTLLQLLLGHKNEENVERNSSPQEVPSDVPKFSTQNYTRTSVIESPSANRTTPVSTPPLLGSTKPESPINLSQHSLVIKWNSPPYTCGSQSEKPASAASSHLMDLTKSKESHGEKPVQNEGAQNSATFSASKLLQNLAQCGMQSTSGEEQRPSRQLLSVNTDRPVGMVDRLNSPLLANKTNMVEENKALSSQATGPESGLSGSEIENLLERRTVLQLLLGNPNKGKSEKKEKISVRDESTQEPTDRALSEQILMVKIKSEPCDDLHTHNSNVHLTHDAKGAPFLGLAPPVQRSAAALPMSEDFKSEPVSPQDFSFSKNGLLSRLLRQNQESYLAEDLDNSHRNSELTILESKNLCMVPKKRKLHTEPLENPFKKMKNNIVDAANSHSATEGLYGTLLNQQELKLSKNDLELKYPASHGAAPESEHRSWARESKSFNVLKQLLLSENCVRDLSQHRSNSVVESKKKGHKNNVTNSKPEFSISSLNGLMYGSPQPGGCMDSRTFPYPGVVKSPMSPPFPEHLGCAGSRPESGLLNGCSVTSEKGPIKWVITDADKNEYEKDCPRLTKTNPILYYMLQKGGSAVTSRETQDNDIWREPAPAESVSQVTVKEELLPTAETKASFFNLRSPYNSHMGSNASRPHSANGEVYGLLGNVLTIKKESE from the coding sequence ATGACTCATGGAGAAGAGCTTGGCTCTGATGTGCACCAGGATTCTATTGTTTTAACTTACCTAGAAGGATTACTAATGCATCAGGCAGCAGAGGGATCAGGTACTGCCGTTGACAAAAAGTCTGCCGGGCATAATGAAGAGGATCAGAACTTTAACATTTCTGGTAATGCATTTCCCACCTGTCAAAGTAATGGTCCAGTTCTCAATGCACAGTCCTATCAGGGATCTGGCATGCTGCATCTCAAAAAAGCCAGACTCTTGCAGTCTTCGGAGGACTGGAATGCCGCGAAGCGGAAGAGGCTGTCTGATTCCATCGTAAATTTAAACGTGAAGAAGGAAGCTTTGCTAGCTGGCATGGTTGACAATGTGCCTAAAGGCAAACAAGATAGCACATTACTGGCCTCTTTGCTTCAGTCATTCAGCTCTAGGCTGCAGACCGTTGCTCTGTCGCAACAAATTAGGCAGAGCCTCAAGGAGCAAGGATACGCACTCGGTCATGATTCTTTAAAAGTGGAGAAAGATTTAAGGTGCTACGGTGTGGCGTCAAGTCACTTAAAAACTTTGTTGAAGAAAAGTAAAGCTAAAGATCAAAAGCCTGATACCAATCTTCCTGATGTAACTAAAAACCTCATCAGAGACAGGTTTGTGGAGTCGCCGCATCATGTTGGACAAAGCGGGACAAAGGTCATGAGTGAACCATTGTCATGTGCTGCCCGATTACAGGCTGTCGCAAGCATGGTGGAAAAAAGGGCTAGTCCGGCCACTTCACCCAAACCTAGTGTTGCTTGTAGCCAGTTAGCGTTACTCCTCTCAAGTGAAGCCCATTTGCAGCAGTATTCTCGGGAACatgctttaaaaacacaaaatgcaaaTCAAGCAGCAAGTGAAAGACTTGCTGCCATGGCCAGATTACAAGAAAACGGCCAGAAGGATGTTGGCAGTTTCCAGCTCTCGAAAGGAATGTCGAGCCATCTCAATGGTCAGGCAAGAACATCATCGAGCAAGCTAATGGCGAGCAAAAATACGGCATTCCAAAATCCAATGGGTGTCGTTCCTTCTTCCCCCAAGAATGCAGGCTATAAGAACTCACTGGAAAGAAACAATATCAAACAAGCTGCTAGTAACAGTTTGCTATTACATCTTCTTAAAAGCCAGACCATACCAAAGCCAATGAACGGACATCATCATAGTGAGAGAGGAAGCATTTTCGAGGATAGTAGTACGCCCACAACTATCGATGAGTACTCCGACAACAACCCTAGTTTCACAGATGACAGCAGTGGTGACGAAAGTTCTTACTCCAACTGTGTGCCCATAGACTTGTCATGCAAACATCGAATTGAGAAACCGGAACCTGACCAGCCTGTTTCTCTCGATAATTTAACTCAGTCCTTGCTAAATACCTGGGATCCCAAAGTCCCCACCACTGTAGATATCAAAGAAGATCAAGATACCTCAAGGAATTCCAAGCTTAATTCACACCAGAAAGTAACACTTCTTCAGTTGCTCCTTGGCCATAAGAATGAAGAAAACGTAGAAAGAAACAGCAGTCCTCAGGAAGTCCCCAGCGATGTGCCCAAGTTCAGTACTCAGAATTACACGAGGACTTCGGTCATCGAAAGCCCCAGTGCAAACAGGACTACCCCCGTGAGCACTCCTCCATTACTCGGCTCCACGAAACCAGAGTCTCCCATCAATCTCTCCCAACACTCTCTGGTCATCAAATGGAATTCCCCGCCATACACCTGCGGCTCTCAGTCTGAAAAGCCAGCCAGTGCCGCATCCAGCCACTTGATGGACCTGACAAAGAGCAAAGAGTCGCACGGAGAGAAACCCGTCCAGAATGAAGGCGCGCAAAACTCCGCAACTTTCAGTGCCAGTAAACTGTTACAGAACTTAGCTCAGTGTGGAATGCAGTCCACCTCAGGAGAAGAGCAGAGACCCAGCAGGCAGCTACTAAGTGTAAACACAGATAGACCCGTGGGCATGGTTGACAGATTAAACAGTCCTCTGCtggcaaataaaacaaacatggtGGAGGAAAACAAGGCCTTGAGCAGCCAAGCAACAGGTCCCGAATCAGGACTTTCTGGttctgaaatagaaaatctgcTTGAAAGGCGCACTGTCCTCCAGCTGCTCCTGGGAAACCCCAACAAAGGGAagagtgaaaagaaagagaagatttcTGTGAGAGACGAAAGTACTCAGGAACCCACAGATAGAGCTTTAAGTGAACAAATACTGATGGTCAAAATCAAATCTGAGCCTTGCGATGACTTACATACCCACAACTCAAATGTGCACTTGACCCATGACGCCAAGGGGGCCCCATTCTTGGGTCTGGCGCCTCCCGTGCAGAGAAGCGCAGCTGCCTTACCCATGTCCGAGGACTTTAAATCGGAGCCCGTTTCAcctcaggatttttctttctcaaagaacGGTCTGTTGAGTCGACTGCTAAGACAAAATCAAGAGAGTTACCTGGCGGAAGATCTGGACAACAGTCACAGAAACAGTGAACTGACAATTCTAGAATCAAAGAACCTTTGCATGGTCCCTAAGAAAAGGAAGCTCCATACTGAGCCTTTAGAAAACCCatttaagaagatgaaaaataacaTCGTCGACGCGGCAAATAGTCACAGTGCCACGGAAGGACTGTATGGGACCTTGCTTAACCAGCAAGAGCTGAAATTGAGCAAAAATGATCTTGAACTTAAGTACCCTGCCAGTCATGGTGCCGCCCCCGAAAGTGAACATAGGAGTTGGGCCAGGGAGAGCAAAAGCTTCAATGTCCTGAAGCAGCTGCTTCTCTCAGAAAACTGTGTAAGAGATTTGTCCCAGCACAGGAGTAACTCTGTCGTCGAgagtaaaaagaaaggacacaaaaataacGTGACCAATAGCAAACCTGAATTCAGCATTTCTTCTCTGAACGGACTGATGTACGGTTCCCCTCAGCCCGGCGGCTGCATGGATAGCAGGACATTTCCGTACCCAGGAGTAGTGAAATCTCCCATGAGTCCCCCTTTCCCCGAGCACTTGGGCTGTGCAGGGTCTAGACCAGAATCTGGGCTTTTGAACGGGTGTTCCGTGACCAGTGAGAAGGGACCCATTAAGTGGGTTATCACAGATGCGGATAAGAATGAGTATGAGAAAGACTGTCCCAGGCTGACCAAAACTAACCCGATACTGTATTACATGCTTCAGAAGGGAGGCAGTGCTGTTACCAGTCGAGAAACGCAGGACAATGACATTTGGAGGGAGCCTGCACCTGCCGAAAGTGTCTCACAGGTTACAGTCAAAGAAGAGTTACTTCCCACCGCAGAAACTAAAGCTTCTTTCTTTAATCTAAGAAGCCCATATAATAGCCATATGGGGAGTAACGCCTCTCGTCCACACAGCGCCAACGGAGAAGTTTATGGACTGTTGGGAAACGTgctaacaataaaaaaagaatcagaataa